From one Coffea eugenioides isolate CCC68of chromosome 11, Ceug_1.0, whole genome shotgun sequence genomic stretch:
- the LOC113751338 gene encoding uncharacterized protein LOC113751338 has product MDKTWMKISNRKDKAYELGVKSFLKFAYSQKVENQKIPCPCTQCNNFCNQTKTVVEDHLLTQGIRKSYTRWIHHGEQFRHQNCGDSTKHGDGEEDSDTEDLNDMLHDIGTAQWGDNWAGREESTDDSLNANHSDTDNFLKLLEDAKKELYPGNHFYSKLSFVVTLLHLKTMSGWTIKSFNALLEIFRHALPPEATVPKSFADAKKLIRDLGFKSKKIHACVNDCVLFRKENENFDTCPNLNCKEPRYKMAGSRVPRKVLRYFPLKPRLQRLYTHKEIASDMRWHKEKCVHDDNIMRHPADSEAWKHFDRLHPDFAVDPRNVRLGLATDGFNPFGTMISAYSIWPIYLVPYNLPPWKCMRDPFFFLSMLIPGPKSPGNEIDVYMEPLIDELNEMWLGVETYDAYSGKKFDLRAALLWTINDFPAYAMLSGWSTKRYQACPICMVETTCVHLPHRKKLCYTGHRRFLPIDHSWRREKKPFDGNVDFRNPVAPLSGNEILDQVQNMEVNFGKTKAQSNAKKRKRSESGLNWTKKSCFFELPYWADLLLRHNLDLMHVSKNVSEAVIATIMDIENKTKDHWLCRQDLKDLGLKKELHLIPNGDSYIMPHACYSLTKEEKKKVCEFLNSVKYPDGFASNICRCIKNGQFQISGMKSHDFHIFIQRLLPLAIRGSLTKEVRQVLFELSEFFKKLCARTLHREVLEELGQKIAVILCKLERLFPPAFFDIMMHLMVHLPAEAILGGPAQYRWMFPFER; this is encoded by the coding sequence ATGGATAAAACTTGGATGAAGATTAGCAATAGGAAGGACAAGGCTTATGAACTCGGAGTAAAAAGTTTCCTCAAGTTTGCATATTCtcaaaaagttgaaaatcaGAAAATCCCATGCCCATGTACACAATGCAATAATTTTTGTAACCAAACTAAAACAGTTGTGGAGGATCATTTATTGACTCAAGGCATTCGTAAAAGCTACACAAGATGGATACACCATGGGGAACAATTTCGACACCAAAATTGTGGGGATAGTACTAAACATGGGGATGGAGAGGAGGATAGTGATACTGAAGATTTAAATGACATGTTGCACGACATTGGGACAGCACAATGGGGGGACAATTGGGCTGGTAGGGAAGAATCAACGGATGATAGTCTAAATGCGAATCATAGTGACACAGATAACTTTCTTAAATTGTTAGAAGATGCAAAAAAGGAGCTGTATCCAGGGAATCATTTTTACTCAAAGCTATCCTTTGTAGTCACTTTGCTCCATTTGAAAACAATGAGCGGGTGGACTATAAAGTCCTTCAATgcattgctggaaatttttaggCATGCACTACCTCCTGAAGCCACAGTTCCCAAGTCTTTTGCTGATGCTAAGAAGCTCATTCGAGACTTAGGTTTTAAATCTAAAAAAATCCATGCTTGTGTCAATGATTGTGTTCTCTTCCgcaaggaaaatgaaaattttgacacTTGTCCAAATCTAAATTGTAAAGAACCTCGCTACAAGATGGCAGGTTCAAGAGTTCCACGCAAAGTTTTGCGTTACTTTCCTTTGAAACCTAGGCTGCAACGATTATATACCCACAAAGAAATAGCTTCAGATATGAGATGGCATAAAGAAAAGTGTGTGCATGATGATAACATCATGCGGCATCCAGCAGACAGTGAAGCATGGAAACACTTTGATAGGTTGCATCCGGACTTTGCCGTTGATCCTAGAAATGTGAGGTTAGGTCTTGCAACTGATGGTTTCAATCCTTTTGGGACCATGATTAGTGCTTATAGCATCTGGCCTATTTATCTAGTGCCATACAATCTGCCCCCTTGGAAGTGTATGAGagatcctttctttttcctatcAATGCTAATTCCTGGGCCTAAATCCCCGGGAAATGAGATTGATGTTTACATGGAGCCTCTAATAGATGAACTGAATGAAATGTGGCTTGGTGTTGAAACATATGATGCATATAGTGGCAAGAAATTTGACCTCCGGGCAGCTTTACTATGGACTATAAATGATTTTCCAGCTTATGCAATGCTGTCCGGATGGAGTACGAAAAGGTATCAAGCATGTCCTATTTGCATGGTTGAGACAACTTGCGTACATTTACCACACCGAAAAAAGTTGTGTTACACAGGTCATCGCCGCTTCTTACCCATTGACCATTCTTGGCGGCGAGAAAAAAAACCTTTCGATGGCAATGTGGACTTTAGGAATCCTGTTGCACCTTTATctggaaatgaaattttggatcaGGTACAAAATATGGAGGTAAATTTTGGGAAGACCAAGGCGCAATCCAATGCAAAGAAACGCAAGCGTTCTGAGAGTGGTTTGAACTGGACAAAGAAAAGTTGTTTCTTTGAGTTACCATATTGGGCAGACCTCCTTCTTAGGCATAATTTGGATTTAATGCATGTGTCAAAAAATGTCTCAGAGGCTGTCATTGCCACAATTATGGATATTGAAAACAAAACCAAAGACCACTGGTTGTGTCGTCAAGATTTGAAGGATTTGGGTTTGAAAAAAGAGCTACATTTGATTCCAAATGGCGACTCTTATATCATGCCACATGCCTGTTACAGCCTAACCaaggaggagaaaaaaaaagtatgtgAGTTCTTGAATTCTGTCAAATATCCAGATGGGTTTGCCTCAAACATTTGCCGATGTATAAAGAATGGCCAGTTTCAAATTTCTGGAATGAAAAGTCATGACTTCCACATTTTTATACAAAGGCTACTCCCACTTGCAATCCGtggaagtttaacaaaagaagTTCGGCAAGTGCTATTCGAGTTAAGTGAATTCTTCAAAAAATTATGTGCTAGAACATTACATAGAGAGGTTCTGGAGGAGTTAGGCCAAAAAATTGCAGTCATCTTATGTAAATTAGAGAGGTTGTTCCCTCCAGCTTTCTTCGATATAATGATGCACTTGATGGTTCACTTGCCTGCTGAAGCTATCCTTGGCGGTCCAGCTCAATATCGTTGGATGTTCCCATTTGAGAGGTAG